Proteins from a genomic interval of Rosa chinensis cultivar Old Blush chromosome 2, RchiOBHm-V2, whole genome shotgun sequence:
- the LOC112188512 gene encoding ATP synthase subunit epsilon, mitochondrial has product MASNAAVPFWRSAGMTYITYSNICASLVRNCLKEPHKTEAISREKVHFVVSKWADGKPEKPTIRTDQPE; this is encoded by the exons atgGCCTCGAACGCAGCGGTGCCGTTTTGGCGATCGGCCGGTATGACCTACATCACGTACTCCAACATCTGCGCCAGTCTCGTTCGCAATTGCCTCAAGGAGCCTCACAAGACCGAGGCCATCTCCCGCGAGAAGGTCCATTTCGTCGTCTCCAAGTGGGCCGACGGCAAGCCCGAGAAGCCCA CTATTCGTACGGATCAACCAGAATGA
- the LOC112186802 gene encoding exocyst complex component EXO84B, with protein MALTAKTARSRGTPVKENGVKLEEGLNVFKSDRFDAQGYVQSRCSLNEKELRQFCSNLFDLKKAAAEEMRRSVYANYSAFIQTSKEISDLEGQLSSIRNLLSTLATVNHDLAEGVKIDLSKSVEGSTENGSLTFEDREPSDLENWLAEFPDLLDVLLAERRVDEALAALEEGEHVASEAKQLKMLDPALLLSLQNAITERRQKLADQLAEAACQPSTRGGELRSSISALKKLGDGPRAHSLLLNAHYQRYQYNMQSLRPSSTSYGGAYTAALSQLVFSAIAQAATDSAAIFENEPDYTSELVMWAIKQTEAFALLIKRHALASSAAAGGLRAAAECVQIALGHCSLLEARGLALCPVLLKLFRPSVEQALEANLKRIEESTAALAAADDWVLTTAPTATRQPGRPSSTSLGNTTAFQHKLTSSAHRFNLMVQDFFEDVGPLLSMQLGGQTLEGLFQVFNSYVNMLIKALPGSMDEEANYEGSGNKIVRMAGNEAQQMALLANASLLADELLPRAAMKLAPIIKVAFKDDLRRRSSDRQNRHPEQREWKKRLVSSVDRLKDSFCRQHALDLIFTEEGDSHLTADMYINLDGNVDEFEWFPSLIFQELFVKLNRMTSIAADMFVGRERFTTLLFMRLTETVILWLSEDQSFWDDIEDGPRPLGPLGLQQFYLDMKFVICFASQGRFLSRNLQRVINEIISKAMTAFSATGMDPYSELPEDEWFDDICHEAMERLSGKPKAINGDRDLNSPTASVSAQSISSVRSHGSS; from the exons ATGGCGTTAACGGCGAAGACGGCTCGGTCGAGAGGCACGCCGGTGAAGGAGAACGGCGTCAAGCTCGAGGAAGGGCTTAATGTGTTCAAGTCTGATAGGTTCGATGCTCAGGGCTACGTCCAGTCGCGCTGCTCCCTCAACGAGAAG GAGTTGAGACAGTTCTGCTCAAATCTCTTTGATTTAAAGAAGGCAGCTGCGGAGGAAATGCGTAGAAGTGTCTATGCTAATTATTCGGCATTCATACA AACTTCAAAAGAGATATCAGATTTGGAGGGGCAGCTTTCCTCTATCAGAAATCTGCTATCTACTCTTGCTACTGTAAATCATGATCTAGCTGAGGGGGTAAAGATTGATTTATCTAAATCAGTGGAAGGGTCTACTGAAAATGGTTCATTAACTTTTGAAGATAGAGAGCCTTCAGACTTGGAGAATTGGTTGGCAGAATTTCCTGATCTCTTGGATGTTTTGTTAGCTGAGAGGAGAGTCGATGAAGCTTTAGCTGCCCTGGAGGAAGGTGAACATGTGGCTTCTGAAGCAAAACAACTAAAGATGTTGGATCCAGCTCTACTCTTGTCTCTACAGAATGCTATTACTGAACGCAGGCAAAAGTTAGCTGATCAGCTTGCTGAGGCTGCTTGCCAGCCTTCGACTCGTGGTGGTGAACTCCGTTCATCTATATCTGCACTTAAGAAACTTGGGGATGGCCCTCGTGCACACAGTCTTCTTCTGAATGCACATTACCAGAGATATCAGTATAATATGCAAAGCCTTCGTCCATCAAGCACTTCATATGGAGGAGCGTATACTGCTGCTCTCTCACAGTTAGTGTTCTCTGCTATTGCTCAAGCTGCCACTGATTCTGCTGCTATATTTGAGAATGAACCAGATTATACTTCTGAGCTTGTTATGTGGGCCATAAAGCAAACCGAGGCTTTCGCTCTTCTCATTAAAAGACATGCGTTAGCTTCATCAGCAGCTGCTGGAGGCTTAAGAGCTGCTGCAGAGTGTGTTCAAATTGCATTAGGTCACTGTTCCTTGTTAGAAGCTCGTGGCTTGGCCCTTTGTCCTGTGCTTTTGAAACTTTTTAGGCCTAGTGTTGAGCAAGCATTAGAGGCTAACTTAAAACGAATTGAAGAAAGTACTGCTGCCTTAGCTGCTGCTGATGACTGGGTACTTACGACTGCTCCAACAGCGACACGTCAACCTGGCAGGCCTTCAAGTACATCCCTTGGTAATACAACAGCATTTCAACATAAACTTACAAGTAGTGCCCATCGGTTCAATTTGATGGTCCAG GATTTCTTTGAGGATGTTGGACCGTTGTTGAGTATGCAGTTGGGAGGTCAAACACTAGAAGGTTTGTTCCAAGTGTTTAACTCATACGTGAACATGCTCATAAAAGCATTACCAGGTTCAATGGATGAAGAAGCAAACTATGAAGGATCTGGGAATAAAATTGTGCGCATGGCTGGGAATGAAGCCCAACAGATGGCATTGCTGGCAAATGCATCATTATTAGCAGATGAACTACTTCCACGTGCAGCCATGAAGTTGGCTCCAATAATTAAGGTTGCATTCAAGGACGATCTTCGTAGAAGATCATCAGATAGGCAAAATCGCCATCCTGAGCAAAGAGAATGGAAGAAACGGCTTGTCAGCTCGGTTGATAGACTAAAAGATAGTTTTTGTCGTCAGCATGCTCTAGATCTCATTTTTACAGAGGAGGGTGATAGTCATCTTACTGCTGATATGTACATAAACCTGGATGGGAATGTGGATGAATTTGAGTGGTTTCCATCCTTAATATTCCAG GAACTTTTTGTAAAACTAAACAGGATGACCAGTATAGCGGCAGATATGTTTGTTGGCAGAGAGAGATTTACTACATTGCTATTTATGAGACTAACAGAAACTGTCATCTTGTGGCTTTCCGAAGATCAAAGCTTTTGGGATGATATTGAGGATGGGCCAAGGCCTTTGGGTCCTCTTGGCTTACAACAG TTCTATCTAGACATGAAGTTCGTCATATGCTTTGCTTCACAAGGTCGTTTCCTATCCCGAAATTTGCAACGCGTTATCAATGAGATCATATCTAAAGCAATGACAGCATTTTCTGCAACAGGCATGGATCCCTATAG TGAGCTCCCGGAAGATGAGTGGTTTGATGACATCTGCCATGAAGCAATGGAAAGATTGAGTGGAAAACCAAAGGCCATCAATGGAGATCGAGACCTTAACAGCCCAACGGCCTCGGTTTCAGCACAATCAATCTCATCAGTTAGATCTCATGGGAGTTCCTGA
- the LOC112190227 gene encoding receptor-like protein kinase: MQLSLCHFLFLFLCCSVSITTITSLNSDGLALLSILNHWTFVPKPISSSWNLSDSTPCKWVGIACDPAHNVFALNVSSYGISGQLGPGIGNLSHLQTLVLSFNNFSGQIPMELGSCSLLETLDLSYNQLSGVLPESLNNLKNLSYLQVSNNSLEGTISFGSENCKNLTFLDLSINQFSGGLPSALANCTGLREFSAAVNNLVGPIPSSFGLLDKLQLLYLPENQLSGKIPPELGKCKSLTGLQLYTNQLVGEIPDELGMLTNLQDLQLFQNNLTGEIPVSIWKIQTLQYVHLYKNNLTGELPLEMTELNQLENITLYNNQFYGVVPRALGINSSLVQLDFMYNMFTGSIPPNLCLGKKLRALNMGFNQFQGTIPSDVGSCSTLRRLRLERNNLTGVLPQFAKNSDLSYMDISSNEISGEIPSSLGNCSSLTSINLAMNKLTGVIPEELGYLADLHTLDLSHNSLVGALPSSLSNCTKMLEFDVGSNFLNGSIPLSLSSWTDLSKLVLSENRFTGGIPTFLSEFKKLSELQLGGNLLGGVIPSSVGALQNLFYALNLSNNALTGVVPSELGKLTMLQRLDLSHNNLTGTLRALDGMISLIEVNVSYNSFTGAVPETLMNLLNSSSFSFSSNPSLCVSYLPSCGFTCAGNNTIKLCNSQSSKQKGLSKVEIAFIALGSSILVVSLLYLLVYLFCLHKRTTQEVGVSAREGPSSLLSKVMEATENLSDRYIIGSGAHGTVYRASLDEDKDFAVKKLVFEGHEGRRLSMIRELQTLGKIRHRNLVKLEDFWLRKDYGLILYRYMQNGSLHDVLHEISPPLILEWSVRYKIALGTAYGLEYLHYDCDPPIVHRDIKPMNILLDSDMEAHIADFGIAKLLDQSTPSTVSISVVGTTGYIAPENAFRTGNSVESDVYSYGVVLLELITRKKALDPSFMEQTDIVGWVRSVWSDTEKIDRIVDSSLVEELLDSDIREQIVDVLLVAFSCTHNDPKKRPTMRDVIKQLLDVNSPMRRTKF; encoded by the exons ATGCAGCTTTCTCTTTGccatttccttttcttgttcTTGTGCTGCTCTGTTTCCATAACCACTATAACTAGTTTGAACTCTGATGGGCTTGCTCTACTGTCCATCTTAAACCACTGGACTTTTGTCCCCAAACCCATTTCCTCAAGCTGGAATCTTTCTGATTCCACACCATGCAAATGGGTAGGAATAGCATGTGACCCTGCCCACAATGTTTTTGCCTTGAATGTCTCTAGTTATGGAATTTCTGGTCAGTTAGGACCTGGAATTGGGAACTTGAGTCACTTACAGACTCTTGTTTTGAGTTTCAATAATTTTTCTGGCCAAATTCCCATGGAGTTGGGCAGTTGTAGTCTTCTTGAGACCTTGGATTTGAGTTATAACCAGTTGAGCGGCGTATTGCCCGAGAGTCTGAACAACCTTAAGAACCTCTCCTATCTACAAGTCAGTAATAACAGTCTTGAGGGTACCATTTCTTTTGGTTCAGAAAATTGCAAGAATTTGACTTTCTTGGATTTGTCAATCAATCAGTTTAGTGGAGGTCTTCCATCAGCCCTTGCCAATTGTACTGGTTTAAGGGAATTTTCGGCTGCAGTTAACAATTTAGTTGGTCCAATACCGTCTTCCTTTGGCCTACTAGATAAGCTACAACTTCTATACCTTCCTGAGAATCAGCTGTCTGGAAAAATACCTCCAGAACTTGGCAAGTGTAAGTCCTTGACCGGACTACAATTGTACACAAACCAACTAGTTGGAGAAATTCCCGATGAGTTGGGAATGTTAACCAACTTGCAGGACCTTCAATTATTTCAAAACAACTTGACTGGTGAAATTCCAGTTAGCATATGGAAGATTCAAACTCTTCAATATGTCCATCTATACAAGAATAACCTCACTGGGGAACTGCCTCTAGAGATGACTGAGCTCAATCAACTGGAAAACATCACATTGTACAACAACCAGTTTTATGGAGTTGTACCTCGAGCTTTGGGGATTAACAGCAGTTTAGTTCAGTTAGATTTTATGTATAATATGTTCACTGGTAGCATCCCTCCAAATCTTTGCCTTGGAAAGAAGCTAAGGGCATTGAATATGGGGTTCAATCAGTTTCAAGGTACCATACCTTCTGATGTCGGAAGTTGTTCAACTCTAAGGAGGTTGAGACTCGAACGGAATAACTTGACCGGAGTACTTCCGCAATTTGCAAAAAATTCTGACCTTTCATATATGGACATCAGCAGCAATGAGATTAGTGGAGAAATTCCATCAAGCTTGGGAAACTGTAGCAGCCTCACCTCCATCAACTTGGCCATGAATAAGTTAACAGGAGTTATACCAGAGGAGTTAGGATACCTTGCAGATCTTCATACTTTGGATCTTTCCCACAACAGTTTGGTGGGTGCTTTGCCTTCTAGCCTATCCAATTGCACCAAAATGCTGGAGTTTGATGTGGGGTCCAACTTCTTGAATGGCTCCATTCCTTTGAGTTTGAGTAGTTGGACAGATTTATCTAAATTGGTATTAAGTGAGAACAGGTTTACTGGCGGCATTCCAACCTTCTTGTCAGAATTTAAAAAGCTTTCGGAGCTACAACTTGGTGGAAATTTGTTGGGAGGTGTGATTCCATCGTCAGTTGGAGCACTGCAGAATTTGTTTTATGCTCTGAACCTTAGCAATAATGCATTGACAGGTGTGGTTCCTTCAGAGCTTGGAAAGTTGACAATGCTACAGCGATTAGATTTATCTCATAACAATCTGACGGGGACTTTGAGGGCTCTTGATGGGATGATTTCATTGATTGAGGTTAATGTTTCATACAATAGCTTCACAGGTGCAGTACCAGAAACATTGATGAACCTGTTAAACTCAtcctcattttccttttccagcAATCCCTCCCTATGTGTCAGTTACCTTCCATCATGTGGCTTCACTTGTGCTGGAAACAACACTATTAAGCTCTGCAATAGTCAATCAAGCAAGCAGAAAGGACTTAGTAAagtggaaattgcatttatagCCCTAGGATCATCGATACTAGTTGTTTCTCTGCTGTATCTACTGGTGTATTTGTTTTGCTTGCACAAAAGGACTACGCAGGAGGTTGGGGTCTCAGCTCGAGAGGGCCCATCTTCCTTACTCTCCAAAGTCATGGAGGCTACAGAGAACCTTAGTGATAGATATATCATTGGGAGTGGAGCCCATGGAACTGTTTATCGAGCTTCTTTGGATGAAGACAAAGATTTTGCTGTCAAGAAGCTTGTATTTGAAGGGCATGAAGGAAGGCGCTTGAGCATGATTAGAGAACTTCAAACCCTTGGGAAGATCAGGCACCGGAATCTGGTTAAATTGGAAGACTTCTGGTTAAGAAAGGACTATGGCTTAATCTTGTATAGGTACATGCAAAATGGGAGCCTTCATGATGTTTTGCACGAAATTAGCCCCCCACTAATTCTGGAGTGGAGTGTCCGCTACAAGATAGCACTGGGAACTGCATACGGCTTAGAATATCTCCATTATGATTGTGATCCCCCAATAGTGCATCGAGATATCAAGCCAATGAACATTCTGTTAGACTCTGATATGGAAGCTCATATTGCTGATTTTGGAATTGCTAAACTCTTGGATCAGTCTACTCCTTCAACGGTGTCCATCTCAGTTGTTGGTACAACCGGATATATCGCACCAG AAAATGCATTCAGAACAGGAAACAGTGTGGAATCTGATGTGTACAGTTACGGGGTTGTTTTACTTGAGCTGATAACTAGAAAGAAGGCATTGGATCCATCATTTATGGAGCAAACTGATATTGTAGGATGGGTTAGGTCCGTGTGGAGCGACACAGAAAAAATTGATAGGATTGTTGATTCAAGCCTTGTGGAGGAACTTCTGGACTCAGATATCAGGGAACAAATTGTTGATGTGCTTCTTGTGGCTTTCAGCTGTACTCATAATGATCCTAAGAAGCGACCCACGATGAGAGATGTTATCAAGCAATTATTAGATGTAAATTCCCCAATGAGGAGGACAAAATTCTAG